The following DNA comes from Kaistia sp. 32K.
AAAGGCTCAATGTGGACCGGCACGATCGGCACAAGTTGAGTGCCGCGTTCACGGTTGTAGTCATTCAGGAACGGTCGGTACTGATAGTAGTTCGCGTCAAGCTCGCCCGAGACGAGCTGCGCGTTCGGCTGGATGTAGTCCGTGAAGACTCGAATATCGAGATCGACACCCTGCTTGGCGACGATTGGCTTCACGAACTCGAGGATCTCCGCATGGGGAATGGCCGTCGCCCCCACGGTGAGCTTTTCACCCGCATGGGCGCCCGTGAAGGTGCTGAGTGCCAGGGCGGCTGCGGCCAGAATGGACCGTACGCTTTTCATGCTCATTCTCCTTTTGCTTTGATCGATCGGTTCAACTGCGGGAAAAGCGCCGGACGACGCGGTCGCCCGTCATTTGAATGAGCTGGACGAGCACGATCAGGATCGTGACGCAGACCAGCATGATTTCCGTCTTGAAGCGCTGGTAGCCAAAGCGGATGGCGAGATCGCCGAGACCACCGCCTCCGATGGCGCCGGCCATGGCGGTGTAGTCGATCAGGACCACCGCGGTGAGCGTGATGGCGGCGGCCAGGCTCGGATAGGCCTCGGGAAGCACGGCACGGAAAATCGTCTGGGCCGTCGTGGCGCCCATCGATTCACTCGCCTCGATGATGCCCTTGTCGACCTCGCGCAGAGCCGTTTCCACGAGCCTCGCGAAGAAGGGCGCCGTCCCGACCACCAGCGGAAAGATGACGCCACGCACGCCGAGCGAGGTGCCGGTGACGATCACCGTGACCGGCATCAGCACGATCAGCAGGATGATGAAAGGGATCGAGCGGATGATGTTGAGAACAAACGATATCCCGCCATAGGCCAGCGGCTGCTCCAGCGCCTGGCGCCGGCCGGTGAGAAACAGGAGGATGCCGAGCGGAAGGCCGAACAGGACGGTGAAAACAAGCGATCCCGCGAGCATGGCCAGCGTCTGGCCGAGCGCGCGAAAGATGTCGCTCCAATAGATGGCGTCAAACGGCATCGGCGATTTCCTCCGGCGTCACCCGTTCGACGTGGACGCCGGTATGGCGGAGCAACCTGACCGCGCTATCCTCATCTCCGCCAAAGAGACGCACGACGAACTTGGCATACCGAACGTCGCGGACATGGCCGACGCGGCCTTCGACGATCTCGAAATCCACGCCCGTCTCGCGCGCCGTCAGGCTCAGGGCCGGCTTGTGCGCGGTCTCGCCCGTCAGGGTCAGCCGGTAGAGGCGGCCGGCATCGGCGGGATCCAGATCCACGACGGGATCGAGATGCTCGGCCTCGCGTACCAGCTTCAGCGTCGCCGGATGTTTCGGATGCAGGAAGACGTCGAGGGGCGGCCCGGTCTCGACGACGCGGCCGTGATCGAGCACCGCCACGCGATCGCATGTCTGGCGAATGACTTCCATTTCATGCGTGATGAGCACGATCGTCACGCCGAGATCGCGATTGATCTCGCGAAGAAGCGAAAGCACCGATCGCGTCGTGACGGGATCGAGGGCGCTGGTCGCTTCGTCGCACAGCAGCACCTCAGGATCGTTGGCCAGTGCCCGGGCAATGCCGACACGCTGCCGCTGGCCGCCGGAGAGCTGTTTCGGATATTTGTCGGCATGCTCGACGAGCCCGACGCGCGCGAGCAGCCCCGAAACCTTCGCGTCGATTTCGCGGCGGCGGAGGCGGCCGCCGAGTTCCAGCGGATAGGCGATGTTTCCGGCGACCGTGCGGGAGTTCAGGAGATTGAAGTGCTGGAACACCATGCCAATGCGTCGCCGCAGGCGTCTTAGCTCCTCGCCCCGCGCCGATGTAATCCGCTCATCGCCGAGGAACACGTCGCCTTCGGTCGGTCGCTCCAGAAGGTTGATGGTACGAACCAAAGTCGACTTGCCGGCGCCAGAGGCGCCAATGATGCCGAAGATCTGCCCCGCCGGAACTTCCAGATTGATCCCGTGAAGGGCGCGAGTGATCCCGACACGCGTGGAGAAATCGCGCGCAATGTTGACGAGTCGGATCATGGCCGGGCGACGCTCACGCCGCGAACACCGGCAGCATCGCACCCAGGCGGCGCTTGCAACGGCACCTCGCAAAGTTCAAGAGGAGCGGACATCAGGCCTCTGCGATCGCTGCTTCGATGAGGCTTTCGCGGCGCTTCACAGCCTCGATGTCCCGGTAGGCGTCAGCTGGATGGTTCTTGGGGAGATACGGCCCATCGCCAAAAAGCTTCTCGCGAAGGGTTCCCGGCTTGTAGGCGGTCGGATAGACGCCGCGCTTCTGGAGTTCGGGAACCAGCAAGTCGACGGCCTGCTCGAAACTCTCCGGCGTCACGGCATAGGCGAGGTTGAAGCCGTCGACGTCCGTCTCTTCCGCCCATTCCTGCAGGATGTCGGCGATGGTGCTCGAGGAGCCGACGAAGACCGGCCCGACGCCGCCGATCCCGCCCCATTTGGCCAGTTCATCGACGGTCCAGGTCTTTTCGTTCCCTGCGAAGTGCTCGACCATCGAAACGATCGCGTTGGTCTCGACCTTTTTCAGGGCGTCCGTCGGGGCATATTGACCGAAGTCGATGCCGCTCCACCCGGACATGAAAACCAGCGAGCCATCGTAGGAAACGTAGTTCTGGTATTCCTCGAACCGCTTCTGCGCTTTCTCGTCCGTCTCGTCGATGATCAGGGTAGTCAGATTGTAGATCAGAACCTTGCTGGGATCGCGGCCGGCGGCGGCGACCCGTTGTCTGATCTCGGATACATACGCCTTGAGAAGAGGCTTGGTCGGCGCGCCCACGAAGACGCATTCCGCGTGCGCGGCAGCAAACGCCTTGCCGGGACCGGAGGCGCCTGCCTGATACAGAACCGGCGTCCGCTGCGGCGACGGTTCGGAGAGGTGGTAGCCGGGCACATTGAAGAACTTGCCCTTGTGGCCGATCTCATGAACCTTGCTCGGATCCGTAAAGATGCCACGCGTCGGATCGCGCAGGACGGCGTCTTCCTCCCAGCTTCCCTCGAAAAGCTTGTAGAGCACCTCGACATATTCGGCCGCTATCTCATAGCGGTTGTCATGATTTTGCAGCCCCGCCTGGCCGACGTTCTTCGCGCCGCTCTCCAGATAGGAGGTGACGATGTTCCAGCCCACGCGTCCCTTGGTGTGGTGATCGGCCGTCGAGAGGCGTCGGGCGAAAGTGTAGGGATGCTCGAACGAGGTCGATGCCGTGATGCCTATGCCCAGAT
Coding sequences within:
- a CDS encoding methionine ABC transporter permease, whose amino-acid sequence is MPFDAIYWSDIFRALGQTLAMLAGSLVFTVLFGLPLGILLFLTGRRQALEQPLAYGGISFVLNIIRSIPFIILLIVLMPVTVIVTGTSLGVRGVIFPLVVGTAPFFARLVETALREVDKGIIEASESMGATTAQTIFRAVLPEAYPSLAAAITLTAVVLIDYTAMAGAIGGGGLGDLAIRFGYQRFKTEIMLVCVTILIVLVQLIQMTGDRVVRRFSRS
- a CDS encoding methionine ABC transporter ATP-binding protein, translating into MIRLVNIARDFSTRVGITRALHGINLEVPAGQIFGIIGASGAGKSTLVRTINLLERPTEGDVFLGDERITSARGEELRRLRRRIGMVFQHFNLLNSRTVAGNIAYPLELGGRLRRREIDAKVSGLLARVGLVEHADKYPKQLSGGQRQRVGIARALANDPEVLLCDEATSALDPVTTRSVLSLLREINRDLGVTIVLITHEMEVIRQTCDRVAVLDHGRVVETGPPLDVFLHPKHPATLKLVREAEHLDPVVDLDPADAGRLYRLTLTGETAHKPALSLTARETGVDFEIVEGRVGHVRDVRYAKFVVRLFGGDEDSAVRLLRHTGVHVERVTPEEIADAV
- a CDS encoding LLM class flavin-dependent oxidoreductase, translating into MPRQIRFNAFDMNCVGHQSPGLWKHPRDRSWKYKDLDYWQDLARTLERGVFDGIFIADVIGYYDVYKGSNYHAIEQAAQIPVNDPLQLAAPIALATEHLGIGITASTSFEHPYTFARRLSTADHHTKGRVGWNIVTSYLESGAKNVGQAGLQNHDNRYEIAAEYVEVLYKLFEGSWEEDAVLRDPTRGIFTDPSKVHEIGHKGKFFNVPGYHLSEPSPQRTPVLYQAGASGPGKAFAAAHAECVFVGAPTKPLLKAYVSEIRQRVAAAGRDPSKVLIYNLTTLIIDETDEKAQKRFEEYQNYVSYDGSLVFMSGWSGIDFGQYAPTDALKKVETNAIVSMVEHFAGNEKTWTVDELAKWGGIGGVGPVFVGSSSTIADILQEWAEETDVDGFNLAYAVTPESFEQAVDLLVPELQKRGVYPTAYKPGTLREKLFGDGPYLPKNHPADAYRDIEAVKRRESLIEAAIAEA